A region from the Oceanidesulfovibrio marinus genome encodes:
- the leuS gene encoding leucine--tRNA ligase, translated as MEPYDFQAVEEKWQKRWNEARAFECESTSDKPKYYVLEMFPYPSGRIHIGHVRVYSIGDVLARFKRMQGFSVLHPMGWDAFGMPAENAAIKHNTHPAKWTYENIATMKAQLMRMGYSLDWRREVTTCDPEYYKWEQLFFIKMWEKGLVYRRKAPVNWCEKCHTVLANEQVIDGQCWRCDSMVEHRELSQWFLRITAYAEELLDDLDKSLVQGWPERVVAMQRNWIGKSVGAELEFQIESSDERIRVFTTRPDTLYGATFMSLAAEHPLIEQLVAGTEREDEVKAFCKKVRDMDRIARTADDMEKEGVFTGAYCVNPVNGRRMPIWVGNFVLMEYGTGAVMAVPAHDQRDFEFARKYDLPIEVVITPEGETLDPATMEAAYSDPGVLVNSGEFDGTPNEEAKLKIVDALQQRGMGEKAINYRLRDWNISRQRYWGAPIPVVYCEECGYQPEKEENLPVVLPLEVKTKEDGRSPLPEDETFTTAVCPVCGGKARRETDTMDTFVESSWYFLRYADARNDTKPFDKDIVSQWLPVDQYIGGIEHAILHLLYSRFFVKVLRDLGYLDFDEPFANLLTQGMVLKEGAKMSKSKGNVVSPDDMTAKYGADTVRLFCLFAAPPERDLDWSDQGIEGAYRFANRLWRLVLDAQESLMTMAPCSATAADCETAGNAADTAKELRQKEHATVKKVGEDLSDKFQFNTAIAAVMELVNLMYTSRDALLESEGGRKVFSSAVASTVLVLSPIVPHICEELWERMGHATLLAESGWPQYDPDALVLDTVTVVVQVNGKLRGRIDVPADATKDAIEEQALNENNVQKHLEGKTVRKVVVIPGKLVNVVAT; from the coding sequence ATGGAGCCGTACGACTTCCAGGCCGTGGAAGAAAAATGGCAAAAGCGCTGGAACGAAGCCCGCGCCTTTGAATGCGAGAGCACCTCGGACAAACCGAAGTACTACGTTCTCGAAATGTTCCCCTACCCTTCGGGCCGCATCCACATCGGCCACGTGCGGGTCTACTCCATTGGTGACGTCCTGGCCCGGTTCAAGCGCATGCAGGGCTTCTCGGTACTCCACCCCATGGGCTGGGACGCCTTCGGCATGCCGGCGGAAAACGCCGCCATCAAGCACAACACCCACCCGGCCAAGTGGACCTACGAGAACATCGCCACCATGAAAGCCCAGCTCATGCGCATGGGCTACTCTCTGGACTGGCGCCGCGAGGTGACCACCTGCGATCCCGAGTACTACAAGTGGGAGCAGCTCTTCTTCATCAAGATGTGGGAGAAGGGGCTGGTCTACCGCCGCAAGGCCCCGGTCAACTGGTGCGAGAAGTGCCACACCGTGCTGGCCAACGAGCAGGTCATTGACGGCCAGTGCTGGCGCTGCGACTCCATGGTGGAGCACAGGGAGCTCTCCCAGTGGTTCCTGCGCATCACGGCCTATGCCGAGGAGCTGCTGGACGACCTGGACAAGTCCCTGGTCCAGGGCTGGCCGGAGCGCGTGGTGGCCATGCAGCGCAACTGGATCGGCAAGTCCGTGGGCGCGGAGCTGGAGTTCCAGATCGAGAGCTCCGACGAGCGCATCCGCGTCTTCACCACCCGGCCGGACACCCTGTACGGCGCGACCTTCATGAGCTTGGCGGCCGAGCATCCGCTCATCGAGCAGCTCGTGGCCGGCACGGAGCGCGAGGACGAGGTCAAGGCCTTCTGCAAGAAGGTCCGGGACATGGACCGCATCGCCCGGACAGCCGATGACATGGAGAAGGAAGGCGTCTTCACCGGCGCGTACTGCGTCAACCCGGTCAACGGCCGGCGTATGCCCATCTGGGTGGGCAACTTCGTGCTCATGGAGTACGGCACCGGCGCGGTCATGGCTGTGCCCGCGCACGACCAGCGCGACTTCGAGTTTGCCCGCAAGTACGACCTGCCCATCGAGGTGGTCATCACCCCGGAAGGCGAGACCCTGGACCCCGCGACCATGGAGGCCGCCTACTCCGATCCCGGCGTGCTGGTGAACTCCGGCGAGTTCGACGGCACTCCCAACGAGGAGGCCAAGCTCAAGATCGTGGATGCCCTGCAGCAGCGCGGCATGGGCGAGAAAGCCATCAACTACCGTCTGCGCGACTGGAACATCTCCCGCCAGCGGTACTGGGGCGCGCCCATCCCCGTGGTTTACTGCGAGGAGTGCGGTTACCAGCCCGAGAAGGAAGAGAACCTGCCGGTGGTCCTGCCCCTGGAGGTGAAGACCAAGGAGGACGGCCGCTCTCCCCTGCCCGAGGACGAAACCTTCACCACCGCCGTCTGCCCGGTCTGCGGCGGCAAGGCCCGGCGCGAGACCGACACCATGGACACCTTCGTGGAGTCCTCCTGGTACTTCCTGCGCTACGCCGACGCCCGCAACGACACGAAGCCCTTTGACAAGGACATCGTCTCCCAGTGGCTGCCGGTGGATCAATACATCGGCGGCATCGAGCACGCCATCCTCCACCTGCTCTACTCGCGCTTCTTTGTGAAGGTTCTGCGCGACCTGGGCTACCTGGACTTTGACGAGCCCTTCGCCAACCTGCTCACCCAGGGCATGGTGCTCAAGGAAGGGGCCAAGATGTCCAAGTCCAAGGGCAACGTGGTCTCCCCGGATGACATGACCGCCAAGTACGGCGCCGACACCGTGCGGCTCTTCTGCCTCTTTGCCGCGCCGCCGGAGCGTGATCTCGATTGGTCCGACCAGGGCATCGAGGGCGCCTACCGCTTTGCCAACCGGCTCTGGCGCCTGGTGCTGGACGCCCAGGAATCCCTGATGACCATGGCCCCCTGCTCGGCCACGGCGGCGGACTGCGAGACCGCGGGCAACGCCGCCGACACGGCCAAGGAGCTGCGCCAGAAGGAGCACGCCACGGTCAAGAAGGTGGGCGAGGACCTCTCGGACAAATTCCAGTTCAATACGGCCATCGCCGCGGTCATGGAGCTGGTCAACCTCATGTACACCAGCCGGGACGCGCTGCTGGAATCTGAAGGCGGCCGCAAGGTCTTTTCCTCGGCCGTTGCCTCCACCGTGCTCGTGCTCTCGCCCATCGTGCCCCACATCTGCGAGGAGCTCTGGGAGCGCATGGGCCACGCCACTCTGCTGGCCGAGTCCGGCTGGCCGCAGTACGACCCCGACGCCCTGGTGCTCGATACCGTGACCGTGGTCGTCCAGGTGAACGGCAAGCTGCGCGGCCGCATCGACGTGCCGGCCGACGCCACCAAGGACGCCATCGAGGAGCAGGCCCTGAACGAGAACAACGTGCAGAAACACCTCGAAGGCAAGACCGTGCGCAAGGTCGTGGTCATCCCCGGCAAGCTGGTCAACGTGGTCGCCACGTAG
- a CDS encoding DNA polymerase III subunit delta — protein sequence MSPMTAPPSGNASRPGADRPGFFFLACPDSKIIQGKVQELMKQYAPAEAGGGLLGASATGFDRRSYWAEEGLPPQFWEDLTLQSLTGRAKCIVVRHAEKLLAADWKALVPALAGFKEHAFPIFCLESAWQRNQPKPPAQLTKQKFWTLAQDRGWYWQSPGITRNKMAAVLEREARRRSVAFAPGALQFLAESLPLDAAAITAEMDKLAVAAQAVEGDGQGVIDTALARETAYAPDIDIFGFIQALQKGTASVAVWRQVFADRLGGEGMLFPLLSLLTREARLLWQIDAGETQGIRLPMSVMRAKESLARRLGRTRIAVLFDLAMEAEYGVKSGERKPEQALERLVAGMAALFADDTATGRGPTGPAQPRRGGPPRQRP from the coding sequence ATGAGCCCTATGACAGCCCCGCCTTCCGGTAACGCATCCCGCCCCGGCGCCGACCGGCCCGGTTTTTTCTTCCTCGCCTGCCCGGACTCCAAGATCATTCAGGGAAAAGTCCAGGAGCTGATGAAGCAGTACGCCCCGGCTGAGGCCGGCGGCGGCCTGTTGGGTGCTTCTGCGACCGGGTTCGACCGCCGTTCCTACTGGGCCGAGGAAGGGCTGCCCCCGCAATTCTGGGAAGACCTCACGCTGCAATCGCTCACCGGCCGCGCCAAGTGCATCGTGGTGCGGCATGCCGAAAAGCTCCTGGCTGCGGACTGGAAGGCCCTGGTCCCGGCCCTGGCCGGGTTCAAGGAGCACGCCTTTCCCATCTTCTGTCTGGAGTCTGCCTGGCAGCGAAACCAGCCCAAGCCCCCGGCGCAGCTGACCAAGCAGAAGTTCTGGACGCTGGCGCAGGACCGCGGCTGGTACTGGCAGTCCCCGGGCATCACCCGCAACAAGATGGCCGCCGTGCTGGAGCGCGAGGCCCGCAGGCGCTCCGTTGCCTTTGCGCCCGGCGCGTTGCAGTTTCTGGCGGAATCCCTGCCCCTGGACGCCGCGGCGATCACCGCCGAGATGGACAAGCTGGCTGTGGCGGCCCAGGCCGTGGAAGGGGACGGACAAGGCGTCATCGACACGGCCCTGGCCAGGGAGACGGCCTATGCTCCGGACATCGACATCTTCGGCTTTATCCAGGCGCTGCAAAAGGGCACGGCGTCCGTGGCGGTATGGAGACAGGTCTTTGCCGACCGCCTTGGCGGCGAGGGCATGCTCTTTCCGCTGCTCTCCCTGCTCACGCGGGAGGCGCGCCTGCTCTGGCAGATAGATGCCGGCGAGACCCAGGGCATACGCCTGCCCATGTCCGTGATGCGCGCCAAGGAGAGCCTGGCCCGCCGGCTGGGCCGCACGCGCATCGCCGTGCTCTTCGACCTTGCCATGGAGGCGGAGTACGGCGTGAAGTCCGGCGAACGCAAGCCGGAGCAGGCTCTGGAGCGCCTCGTGGCCGGCATGGCCGCGCTCTTTGCCGACGACACCGCGACCGGCCGCGGACCGACGGGTCCTGCGCAGCCACGCCGCGGCGGCCCGCCGAGGCAGCGACCGTAA
- the radC gene encoding RadC family protein has product MADKPHYHGHRQRLKERLTQDSSQLADYELLELLLAHVIPRRDTKPLAKELLSRYETLRGVLLARPEELSDVKGLGPSAEIFFTLFKEIRARVEEEPARKREILSHPSKAAHMAMSRLGHLSTEEFWVVLVDAKNRLIGWERITSGTVNETAVYPRELIAKALQRKAASCIMVHNHPGGDPRPSRMDDELTERMQRACHEVGVRLLDHIIVTDDDYYSYQMQGQL; this is encoded by the coding sequence ATGGCGGACAAGCCCCATTACCACGGCCACCGGCAGCGACTCAAAGAGCGCCTGACCCAGGACTCGTCGCAGCTTGCCGACTACGAGCTGCTGGAGCTCTTGCTCGCCCACGTCATTCCCCGCCGGGACACCAAGCCCCTGGCCAAGGAGCTGCTCAGCCGTTACGAGACCCTGCGCGGCGTGCTCCTGGCCCGGCCGGAGGAGCTCTCCGACGTCAAGGGCCTGGGCCCGTCCGCTGAAATTTTCTTCACGCTGTTCAAGGAGATACGCGCCCGCGTGGAAGAGGAACCGGCCAGGAAGCGCGAGATCCTGTCCCATCCGTCCAAGGCCGCGCACATGGCCATGAGCCGCCTGGGCCACCTCTCCACCGAGGAGTTCTGGGTGGTGCTGGTGGATGCCAAAAACCGGCTCATCGGCTGGGAGCGCATCACCTCCGGCACGGTGAACGAGACGGCCGTGTACCCACGGGAGCTTATCGCCAAGGCCCTGCAGCGCAAGGCCGCAAGCTGCATCATGGTGCACAACCACCCGGGCGGCGACCCCCGCCCCTCGCGCATGGACGACGAGCTCACCGAGCGGATGCAGCGCGCCTGCCATGAAGTGGGCGTGCGCCTGCTGGACCACATCATCGTCACGGACGACGACTACTACAGCTATCAGATGCAGGGGCAGCTCTGA
- a CDS encoding acylphosphatase, with protein sequence MVKTLHCIVSGRVQGVWFRGYTRETARSLGVSGWVRNLRDGRVEAMAQGDDEALKLFRERFGQGPPYSHVDALECTEIEEEVISGFFIAR encoded by the coding sequence ATGGTCAAAACGCTCCACTGCATTGTTTCCGGCCGCGTCCAGGGAGTCTGGTTTCGCGGCTACACCCGGGAAACCGCGCGTTCCCTGGGTGTGTCCGGCTGGGTGCGCAATCTGCGCGACGGCCGGGTGGAAGCCATGGCGCAGGGGGACGACGAGGCCCTGAAACTGTTTCGCGAACGGTTCGGCCAGGGGCCGCCCTACTCGCACGTAGACGCCCTGGAATGCACTGAAATCGAGGAGGAAGTCATTTCCGGCTTCTTCATAGCCCGCTGA